Genomic segment of Gemmatimonadota bacterium:
CGAGCGCACTTGGGGAATCCGTTCGACCAGCAACTCGCCCGTGCGCAGATCCTTGACCTGCAGCGTGTACTCGCGGAAGCCGGTTGTATCCGTGGAAAAGGCGAGCAGGTTGCCGTCGTCGCTCACCCGGTAGGCGCCCAGCCCGAGGAACGGCTTCCCTTCCGCCAGCACGTTGAGGTCCAGCGTCACCTCTTCCGGCGCATCCAGCGACCCCTTCTTCCGGGCGTGGATCTGGTACTGCTTTCCCTGCTCCGTCTTCGAGTAGTAGAAGTACTCCCCCTGCCGGTACGGCACGGAAAGATCCGTCTGCTTGATCCGGCCCAGCAGCTCCTGATACAGCGCCTCCTGCAGCGGCCTGGTGGGCGAGAGCACCTGCTCCGCGTAGGCGTTCTCCGCCTCGAGATACGCGCGCACCGCGGGGTTGGACTTCTGCCGCAGCCAGAAGTAGTCGTCCTGCCGGACGTCGCCGTGTACCGTGTCGACCTTCGGCCAGCGTTCCGCGACCGGCGGCCCGAGCGGCTCCGCGGCGGACGGGAGCTGCGCGGCGGCCGCCCCGGGGCCCAGCAGCAGCGCCGTGGCCAGAAGCAATGCAGCGCCCGCGGCGCCGCGGCTAGCCGGGAAGCTCGTTCCACACATGAGCCCGCTTCCTGTTGATGAGAAACCCCAGAGCGGCCGGAGTTCCGGGCATGTCGGGCGCACGACGAATCTCGCTCTACTCCTCGTTTCCCCCACGGATCGGCCGCCCGCAGAATGTTATGGCTCCGCCTCGAACGGCGCCACCGTGAGCCGATCCGCGGCGGATCTGGGCGACCACACCTGCCCAGCGCCATGATATGCGCCAGCCGCAGCCACCGCCCCGTGCCAGTCCGTCAGACCGCGGTCGCGAGCTGCTGCACAAGGCAAGGAATGTTGCCCACGTGCGACGACGCTTGACACGCCCTTCCTCGGCTGCAGAATTGCCGTCCATCGGCTGGCCGATTCCACGCGCACCCCGCTGCCAGTGGCTCAAGTGAGGGCCAACATGCTCCGCCGGTTCCTCCGCCCGACGTACGCGGCGCTTTGCCTGGCGCTCGCGCTCCTGGCGGTGCTGCCGCCGCCGACGTACCGGCTCTGGCAGCTCTCGATCCTCGTCACAGAGCACGGCCATTGGCTCGCGCTCGCGGCGCTGCTCGCCCTGCTGCCCGGCTGGCGGCGCAGCCGTGGGGGCCGGGTCGCGGCCGTGCTCGCGGCTATTGCCGCCGCGCTGGCGCTCTCGCCGCTCGCGCGCGCCCTGGCGGCGGCCCGCGCTGCGCGCGCCGAGCTTGCGGATGCGGTCGGCGAGTCGGCCGACGCCGGTGCGCCGCTGCGCGTATGGCCGCTCCTCGCGGGTGTCGAACCCCCCGAGATCCTGCCGGAAACCCACCAGTACACGGCCACGAATGGCCAACAACTGCGGCTCGATGTCTACCGTGAGCCGGCGAGGACCGCGGAGTTGCGGCCGCTGGTCGTCGTCATCCACGGCGGCTCGTGGCGAGGCGGGGACCGGCGGCAGCTCCCGAAGCTCAACTCCTATCTCGCGGACTGGGGGTACGTAGTCGTCTCCATCGATTACCGGCTCGCGCCCGCGCACCCCTACCCGGCCGCACTGGCAGACATCACGGCTGCGGTGGCACACCTGAAGGCACGCGCGGCCGCGCTCGGCATCGATAGTACGCGCATCGTGCTGCTCGGCCGCTCGGCCGGCGGGCATCTGGCACTGCTCGCCGCGTACACGCGACGCGACCCCGCCATCCGCGGCGCAGTGTCGTACTACGGACCCACGGACCTGCGCTGGGGCTGGCACCACCCCAGCCCGCCGCGGGTCTACGACAGCCGCGGCGTGCTGCGTGACTTCCTGAGCGGCCCGCTCGGGCAGCGCGGCGCCGTGTATGACGAGGCATCGCCCATCCGGCACGTGGCCAGCGGAGCGACGCACCCCCAAGCCGGGAATCCGGTCGTGCCCACGCTGCTCATCCACGGCGGGCGCGATCCGCTCGTGTTCGACGCGCACGCGGCTATGCTGGCGGGCAGGTTGCGCGCGGCGGGCGCACGCGTCGCCTACGTGCGCCTGCCGTGGGCCACGCACGGCTGCGATTTCGCCTTCAACGGGCCCTGCGGCCAGATCAGCACCTGGGCGGTGAACCGCTTCCTCGAACGCGTGCTGCGGTAGCGGCGCTGGTGTCCGCCCGAGCGCCTGCGGCCACCGATGGCGGCGGAATTGGCCCGTTTGCCTGCCGGACGCTGCGCGGCGAGTGAGCAGCGCGCTGAAGAAGGAGGGGCTGTCGAAGCGCGGCAGGCACAGCCAGTCCAGCCACCCGCCCTTCGAGATGAGCGCGGCCGTATGCGTGTCGCCGATGACTGCGTAGTGGCCGATGGGTGGCTCAGGCATCAGCCGCCGCGCTGCAGAGCCAAGCGCAATACCTCAGCCAGATGCAGCGCCCGCCGCCCCGTCGCCTGCAGGATCTGCTCCCGGCAACTGAATCCATCCGCCACGACCAGCGTGTCCGGTGCAGCCTCGCGCACCGCCGGCAGCAGCACGCGCTCTCCCACCAGCATGGATACCGCATACTTCTCGCGCTCGAAGCCGAAAGATCCCGCCATGCCGCAACAACCCGAGTCCAGGATGCGGAAGTCCAGGCCCAGGCGCTCGAGCAGCGCCCGGTCGGAGCGCATCCCCACGAGCGCCTGCTGATGACAGTGCCCGTGCACAATCGCCTTGCGGCGG
This window contains:
- a CDS encoding alpha/beta hydrolase, which encodes MLRRFLRPTYAALCLALALLAVLPPPTYRLWQLSILVTEHGHWLALAALLALLPGWRRSRGGRVAAVLAAIAAALALSPLARALAAARAARAELADAVGESADAGAPLRVWPLLAGVEPPEILPETHQYTATNGQQLRLDVYREPARTAELRPLVVVIHGGSWRGGDRRQLPKLNSYLADWGYVVVSIDYRLAPAHPYPAALADITAAVAHLKARAAALGIDSTRIVLLGRSAGGHLALLAAYTRRDPAIRGAVSYYGPTDLRWGWHHPSPPRVYDSRGVLRDFLSGPLGQRGAVYDEASPIRHVASGATHPQAGNPVVPTLLIHGGRDPLVFDAHAAMLAGRLRAAGARVAYVRLPWATHGCDFAFNGPCGQISTWAVNRFLERVLR